The Ooceraea biroi isolate clonal line C1 chromosome 1, Obir_v5.4, whole genome shotgun sequence genome has a window encoding:
- the LOC105277840 gene encoding CBP80/20-dependent translation initiation factor isoform X2 has product MTRTTRMVRATRADGTLKMRDAIPQKGSNNIATPKSKPSLELYRPPGGRAEGTTANVTNLRLNVHAKEFTMKQNDTHPSKSRNNASERYYLQHSKSSGNVHRYLYAQQQQLQHTLQQQQHQLPSRHSQSSHHSNSTLRQTHPLDTSASSGNILHAANRVHFNVENEVKNNLAKPGKLTKSHTFVSTYGLKRSKSMNSADVLAAKALNIAEASELGKFPLPIQDILLRAIEDPNLLNARTLMELVRHILERVVEDRKYAEPAAKICITIIEKETKETFLESLLNMCQQWYQDRTRLLHDGTTYHRYSAFMTFLNEMYCQLKRRQLQLKTQQEGVPPGRVLLTLLWKCCQDCLQPPVINSLAETNCLFFILTCIGKDLDAELPAQLQQLLGSVRDAFLAEETTTLPPVKRTLLQLIELHAAHWQLPAPAVVYYYPSNSNSK; this is encoded by the exons ATGACACGTACCACGAGAATGGTGCGGGCAACACGTGCGGACGGAACGCTGAAG ATGAGGGATGCGATTCCGCAGAAGGGAAGTAACAACATAGCCACCCCCAAATCCAAACCGTCCTTGGAACTATATCGACCCCCAG GTGGGAGAGCGGAAGGAACCACGGCGAACGTCACCAATCTTCGATTAAACGTGCATGCCAAAGAATTCACGATGAAGCAAAACGATACGCATCCTTCCAA GTCTCGGAACAATGCATCAGAACGCTATTACCTACAGCACAGCAAGTCTAGCGGCAATGTTCATCGGTATCTCTATGCTCAGCAGCAACAGTTGCAACATACTctgcaacaacagcaacaccAACTTCCGTCCCGTCATTCTCAAAGTAGCCATCATTCGAATTCCACGTTACGTCAAACCCATCCTCTGGACACGTCCGCGTCCAGCGGAAACATTTTACAc GCTGCAAATCGAGTGCACTTCAACGTGGAAAACGAAGTTAAGAATAATCTCGCGAAACCGGGCAAACTTACCAAATCGCACACGTTTGTATCAACCTACGGTCTGAAACGATCAAAGAGCATGAACTCGGCGGACGTGCTGGCTGCCAAGGCGCTCAATATCGCCGAGGCTTCCGAACTCGGGAAATTTCCCTTGCCTATTCAAGATATACTTTTGCGAGCGATAGAAG ACCCGAATCTTTTAAATGCGAGGACATTGATGGAACTGGTGCGACATATTCTAGAGAGGGTGGTGGAGGATCGCAAATATGCCGAGCCGGCGGCTAAAATTTGCATCACAATCATAGAg aaaGAAACGAAGGAAACTTTTCTGGAATCCTTGCTAAACATGTGTCAACAATGGTACCAAGACCGTACTCGATTATTACACGACGGTACCACTTATCACCGATACTCAGCGTTCATGACATTTCTTAACGAGATGTATTGCCAG CTGAAGCGACGGCAGCTACAGCTGAAAACGCAGCAGGAGGGCGTTCCACCCGGACGTGTACTCCTCACGCTGCTGTGGAAGTGTTGCCAGGATTGTTTGCAACCACCCGTCATCAACTCACTTGCCGAG ACCAACTGCCTGTTCTTCATCCTTACGTGCATCGGTAAGGATTTGGACGCGGAGCTACCCGCGCAGTTGCAGCAACTACTTGGCAGCGTGCGGGACGCCTTCCTGGCAGAGGAGACGACGACGCTACCACCGGTGAAAAGAACACTCTTGCAGCTGATCGAGCTTCATGCGGCGCATTGGCAGCTACCAGCGCCGGCAGTGGTTTACTATTACCCCTCGAACTCGAATTCCAAGTGA
- the LOC105277840 gene encoding CBP80/20-dependent translation initiation factor isoform X1: MGRASGCFIVRIPRVAASLFERRRDACSRPDESHRMRDAIPQKGSNNIATPKSKPSLELYRPPGGRAEGTTANVTNLRLNVHAKEFTMKQNDTHPSKSRNNASERYYLQHSKSSGNVHRYLYAQQQQLQHTLQQQQHQLPSRHSQSSHHSNSTLRQTHPLDTSASSGNILHAANRVHFNVENEVKNNLAKPGKLTKSHTFVSTYGLKRSKSMNSADVLAAKALNIAEASELGKFPLPIQDILLRAIEDPNLLNARTLMELVRHILERVVEDRKYAEPAAKICITIIEKETKETFLESLLNMCQQWYQDRTRLLHDGTTYHRYSAFMTFLNEMYCQLKRRQLQLKTQQEGVPPGRVLLTLLWKCCQDCLQPPVINSLAETNCLFFILTCIGKDLDAELPAQLQQLLGSVRDAFLAEETTTLPPVKRTLLQLIELHAAHWQLPAPAVVYYYPSNSNSK, from the exons ATGGGAAGAGCGTCGGGTTGCTTTATAGTTCGAATCCCAAGAGTGGCAGCTTCCCTCTTCGagaggcgtcgcgacgcatgTTCCCGTCCCGATGAGTCTCACCGG ATGAGGGATGCGATTCCGCAGAAGGGAAGTAACAACATAGCCACCCCCAAATCCAAACCGTCCTTGGAACTATATCGACCCCCAG GTGGGAGAGCGGAAGGAACCACGGCGAACGTCACCAATCTTCGATTAAACGTGCATGCCAAAGAATTCACGATGAAGCAAAACGATACGCATCCTTCCAA GTCTCGGAACAATGCATCAGAACGCTATTACCTACAGCACAGCAAGTCTAGCGGCAATGTTCATCGGTATCTCTATGCTCAGCAGCAACAGTTGCAACATACTctgcaacaacagcaacaccAACTTCCGTCCCGTCATTCTCAAAGTAGCCATCATTCGAATTCCACGTTACGTCAAACCCATCCTCTGGACACGTCCGCGTCCAGCGGAAACATTTTACAc GCTGCAAATCGAGTGCACTTCAACGTGGAAAACGAAGTTAAGAATAATCTCGCGAAACCGGGCAAACTTACCAAATCGCACACGTTTGTATCAACCTACGGTCTGAAACGATCAAAGAGCATGAACTCGGCGGACGTGCTGGCTGCCAAGGCGCTCAATATCGCCGAGGCTTCCGAACTCGGGAAATTTCCCTTGCCTATTCAAGATATACTTTTGCGAGCGATAGAAG ACCCGAATCTTTTAAATGCGAGGACATTGATGGAACTGGTGCGACATATTCTAGAGAGGGTGGTGGAGGATCGCAAATATGCCGAGCCGGCGGCTAAAATTTGCATCACAATCATAGAg aaaGAAACGAAGGAAACTTTTCTGGAATCCTTGCTAAACATGTGTCAACAATGGTACCAAGACCGTACTCGATTATTACACGACGGTACCACTTATCACCGATACTCAGCGTTCATGACATTTCTTAACGAGATGTATTGCCAG CTGAAGCGACGGCAGCTACAGCTGAAAACGCAGCAGGAGGGCGTTCCACCCGGACGTGTACTCCTCACGCTGCTGTGGAAGTGTTGCCAGGATTGTTTGCAACCACCCGTCATCAACTCACTTGCCGAG ACCAACTGCCTGTTCTTCATCCTTACGTGCATCGGTAAGGATTTGGACGCGGAGCTACCCGCGCAGTTGCAGCAACTACTTGGCAGCGTGCGGGACGCCTTCCTGGCAGAGGAGACGACGACGCTACCACCGGTGAAAAGAACACTCTTGCAGCTGATCGAGCTTCATGCGGCGCATTGGCAGCTACCAGCGCCGGCAGTGGTTTACTATTACCCCTCGAACTCGAATTCCAAGTGA
- the LOC105277840 gene encoding CBP80/20-dependent translation initiation factor isoform X3 translates to MRDAIPQKGSNNIATPKSKPSLELYRPPGGRAEGTTANVTNLRLNVHAKEFTMKQNDTHPSKSRNNASERYYLQHSKSSGNVHRYLYAQQQQLQHTLQQQQHQLPSRHSQSSHHSNSTLRQTHPLDTSASSGNILHAANRVHFNVENEVKNNLAKPGKLTKSHTFVSTYGLKRSKSMNSADVLAAKALNIAEASELGKFPLPIQDILLRAIEDPNLLNARTLMELVRHILERVVEDRKYAEPAAKICITIIEKETKETFLESLLNMCQQWYQDRTRLLHDGTTYHRYSAFMTFLNEMYCQLKRRQLQLKTQQEGVPPGRVLLTLLWKCCQDCLQPPVINSLAETNCLFFILTCIGKDLDAELPAQLQQLLGSVRDAFLAEETTTLPPVKRTLLQLIELHAAHWQLPAPAVVYYYPSNSNSK, encoded by the exons ATGAGGGATGCGATTCCGCAGAAGGGAAGTAACAACATAGCCACCCCCAAATCCAAACCGTCCTTGGAACTATATCGACCCCCAG GTGGGAGAGCGGAAGGAACCACGGCGAACGTCACCAATCTTCGATTAAACGTGCATGCCAAAGAATTCACGATGAAGCAAAACGATACGCATCCTTCCAA GTCTCGGAACAATGCATCAGAACGCTATTACCTACAGCACAGCAAGTCTAGCGGCAATGTTCATCGGTATCTCTATGCTCAGCAGCAACAGTTGCAACATACTctgcaacaacagcaacaccAACTTCCGTCCCGTCATTCTCAAAGTAGCCATCATTCGAATTCCACGTTACGTCAAACCCATCCTCTGGACACGTCCGCGTCCAGCGGAAACATTTTACAc GCTGCAAATCGAGTGCACTTCAACGTGGAAAACGAAGTTAAGAATAATCTCGCGAAACCGGGCAAACTTACCAAATCGCACACGTTTGTATCAACCTACGGTCTGAAACGATCAAAGAGCATGAACTCGGCGGACGTGCTGGCTGCCAAGGCGCTCAATATCGCCGAGGCTTCCGAACTCGGGAAATTTCCCTTGCCTATTCAAGATATACTTTTGCGAGCGATAGAAG ACCCGAATCTTTTAAATGCGAGGACATTGATGGAACTGGTGCGACATATTCTAGAGAGGGTGGTGGAGGATCGCAAATATGCCGAGCCGGCGGCTAAAATTTGCATCACAATCATAGAg aaaGAAACGAAGGAAACTTTTCTGGAATCCTTGCTAAACATGTGTCAACAATGGTACCAAGACCGTACTCGATTATTACACGACGGTACCACTTATCACCGATACTCAGCGTTCATGACATTTCTTAACGAGATGTATTGCCAG CTGAAGCGACGGCAGCTACAGCTGAAAACGCAGCAGGAGGGCGTTCCACCCGGACGTGTACTCCTCACGCTGCTGTGGAAGTGTTGCCAGGATTGTTTGCAACCACCCGTCATCAACTCACTTGCCGAG ACCAACTGCCTGTTCTTCATCCTTACGTGCATCGGTAAGGATTTGGACGCGGAGCTACCCGCGCAGTTGCAGCAACTACTTGGCAGCGTGCGGGACGCCTTCCTGGCAGAGGAGACGACGACGCTACCACCGGTGAAAAGAACACTCTTGCAGCTGATCGAGCTTCATGCGGCGCATTGGCAGCTACCAGCGCCGGCAGTGGTTTACTATTACCCCTCGAACTCGAATTCCAAGTGA